The genomic stretch TTGAACGTGTTTTAGGTAACTATGCATCGCAGGTATCAATGTCGTCAACAAAATCGTCTATTGGACATTTGCTTGGTGCGGCTGGTGCAGCTGAGGCTATTTTTTGTATTTTAGCAATACGAGATAATATAGCACCAGCTACCCTTAATCTTGATAATCCATCTATTGAAACAAAAATTGATCTTGTACCACATAAACCACGTGAACGAAAAATTGATACAATTCTTTCTAATTCATTTGGTTTTGGGGGAACAAATGCATCTTTGGTGATGCGACGCTTTGGAGAGTAGTAAACATTTTTATTTATTATTATCGCTTCTTAAGCTTTTTTCATTTATAATGAGTTTAGGCTGAGAAATGATAGCCATAATATTTAAAAGTTATCAAATTTGATAAAATCATGTCCGATGCGAAAAATGAAATACCACCACAGAATGTAAATGATTCTTTATTGAATCATTTGCTAAATGACAATGATGTGTTACCGTGTAAAAAACGGAAGAGGTCGTCTATTTCTTATAGTCCATTTGTCATTCTCGGTAATTTTTTTCTAATGTTGATAGTGATTATTATTTTGGCTATCAGCATCCCTCTTTATATTGGAAAAAATATATTTGAAGGAAAGGGAACGGGTGAGAAAGAAGAAATTATTTTGATCCGTCCTGGAACAGGAATTCGTGAAATTGCATCATTGCTTGAGCAACGTGGTCTCATTCGATCGTCTGATGTCTTTGTTTATGGGGTTGGTTATCATCAGAGTACGACACGTCTTAAAGCAGGTGAATATTTAATTCCAGTTCATGCTTCGATGAAAGATATCATGGATATTCTTGTGAAGGGAAAGTCTATTGAACATACATTTACAGTACCAGAAGGTTTAACGGTTCAACAGGTTTTTGACCGGTTAGCTGCTAATGAAATTTTGATTGGTGATCTTCCTGAGGTTTTACCTCCAGAAGGGAGTTTGATGACTGATACTGTTCATTTCATTCGTGGTACAACACGTGCAGAGATTATAAAGAGATTGCGTGAAGAGCAAACAAAATTAATTAATTCAATATGGGAATCTCGTTCACCCAATTTACCAATCAAGACCGTTGAGGAATTTGTTATATTGGCATCAATTGTTGAAAAAGAAACGGGGATTGCATCAGAAAGACCTCAAATTGCTGCGGTATTTTATAACCGCCTTTCTAAAGGTATGCGCCTTCAATCGGACCCAACAGTAATTTATGGTATTTTTGGTGGAAAAGGTAAGCCTTCAGGTCGCCCGATTTATCGCTCGGATCTTGAAAAGGAAACCCCATATAATACTTATAAAATTAATGGATTACCGCCAACAGCTATTGCGAATCCAAGTCGTGATTCTTTAAAAGCAGTAGCACATGCACCAAAAAGTGATGCACTCTATTTTGTAGCTGATGGTTCGGGCGGGCATATTTTTTCTAGAACTTTAAATGAACATTATATAAATGTCCGTAAGTGGCGTGCATTAGAGAGAATACGTTAGATCTTTTTAGATCTGAAAATTCATGACTTAAATTTTAATATACGGTTTTAGAAAAAACTTTAAAAAGAGTGACATGATGGCGTTACTAGATAGTAAATTAAGCGCTCAAACAACAAATAGACGTCGTGGTTTTCTATTTATTCTTTCTTCGCCTTCAGGTGCTGGTAAATCAACCCTTTCTCGGTTAATGCTGAAAGATGAACAATTAAAACTATCTATAAGCGTGACAACACGACAAAGACGTTCCAGTGAAGTAGATGGTCTCCATTATCATTTTATTTCAAAGGAAGAATTTGAACATAAGCGTGATAAAGATGAATTTATAGAATGGGCTGAAGTTCATGGAAATTATTATGGAACTTTACGTAAAAACATTGAAAATGCACTAATAAATGGCCAAGATATGTTATTTGATATTGATTATCAAGGGACCGAACAGCTTCAACGAAAAATGCCGGGGGATACTGTATCTGTTTTTATCCTTCCCCCATCAATGAGAGAGCTGGTTTCCCGTTTACATCGTCGAGCAGAAGATAGTCAGAGTATCATTGATTTACGGTTGAATAATGCACGAACAGAGATACAACAATGGCGTTCTTACGATTATGTTGTGATTAACGAAGATTTAAATCAGTCTTTATTGCTTATTAAATCAATTTATCTAGGAGAAACAGTGAAACGTGAGCGTTGCAGCTTTCTTGAGTCTTTCGTTAATACACTTATTACTGAAAAGATTAATTGAAGCACTTATTATTTTAGAAAGCTTTTACATGAACAAAAGTTTAAAACTTTTAAATGACCAAATTTGCTAAAGACACAAATTCAGAAATCGAGAGTGTTTCAGCTCGACGTGTTCCATCAATTCCAGATTTTTCTAAAAGTATTTCACCTCCAATAGTTTTAAGACTTTGACGAAGCATTTTTCGCTTTTGCCCAAAGGCAGCTTTTGTCACAAGGCTTAATTTTTGTGTTGAACAGGAGAGAGGTTGTGGGCGTGGAATAATATGAACAACGGAAGAAGTAACTTTAGGTATTGGTGTGAAGGCTTGTGGAGGAACATCAAAAGCAATTTTTGCAATGGCACGCCAGCCAATTAATACACTAAGGCGGCCATAGTGAGGGGAATGAGGAGTAGCGGTAATACGTTTGGCTACTTCACGTTGAAACATCAGTGTCATTGATTTATAAAAAGGAGGCCATGGTTCAGTTAAAATCCAGTTTAAT from Bartonella sp. WD16.2 encodes the following:
- the mltG gene encoding endolytic transglycosylase MltG, which gives rise to MSDAKNEIPPQNVNDSLLNHLLNDNDVLPCKKRKRSSISYSPFVILGNFFLMLIVIIILAISIPLYIGKNIFEGKGTGEKEEIILIRPGTGIREIASLLEQRGLIRSSDVFVYGVGYHQSTTRLKAGEYLIPVHASMKDIMDILVKGKSIEHTFTVPEGLTVQQVFDRLAANEILIGDLPEVLPPEGSLMTDTVHFIRGTTRAEIIKRLREEQTKLINSIWESRSPNLPIKTVEEFVILASIVEKETGIASERPQIAAVFYNRLSKGMRLQSDPTVIYGIFGGKGKPSGRPIYRSDLEKETPYNTYKINGLPPTAIANPSRDSLKAVAHAPKSDALYFVADGSGGHIFSRTLNEHYINVRKWRALERIR
- the gmk gene encoding guanylate kinase, with protein sequence MALLDSKLSAQTTNRRRGFLFILSSPSGAGKSTLSRLMLKDEQLKLSISVTTRQRRSSEVDGLHYHFISKEEFEHKRDKDEFIEWAEVHGNYYGTLRKNIENALINGQDMLFDIDYQGTEQLQRKMPGDTVSVFILPPSMRELVSRLHRRAEDSQSIIDLRLNNARTEIQQWRSYDYVVINEDLNQSLLLIKSIYLGETVKRERCSFLESFVNTLITEKIN